Proteins encoded by one window of Synechococcus sp. MVIR-18-1:
- the msrB gene encoding peptide-methionine (R)-S-oxide reductase MsrB has product MTSAPIAGGDRVERTPEEWKEKLSPSQFQVARQGGTEAAFTGAYWNHKEDGMYHCVCCDAPLFSSSTKFESGTGWPSFWNGVTEGAIRTHEDRSHGMVRTEILCSRCDAHLGHVFNDGPAPTGQRYCTNSASLEFKKSDSLS; this is encoded by the coding sequence ATGACGAGTGCGCCAATCGCAGGTGGAGATCGGGTGGAACGCACTCCTGAGGAATGGAAAGAGAAACTCAGCCCAAGCCAGTTTCAAGTGGCGCGTCAGGGCGGTACTGAAGCTGCGTTCACTGGTGCCTATTGGAATCACAAGGAAGACGGCATGTATCACTGCGTCTGTTGCGATGCGCCCCTATTTAGTTCCAGCACAAAATTTGAGTCTGGTACGGGCTGGCCAAGCTTCTGGAATGGTGTGACCGAGGGTGCGATTCGCACCCATGAGGATCGAAGTCATGGGATGGTTCGAACCGAGATTCTCTGCTCGCGTTGTGATGCCCACTTAGGGCATGTGTTCAACGATGGACCTGCACCCACGGGGCAGCGCTACTGCACGAACAGCGCTTCACTCGAGTTCAAAAAAAGCGATTCATTGAGCTGA
- a CDS encoding glycosyl transferase, with protein MTSHTKDQTLAVVFVSNGPGELTTWVRPLAEQLHRRLLMRPRAPGSLLSLRLVLVPCPNATGTEATAASRWGLFDRITLARQFWLLLFRPSRFGVWPDRGVVVFLGGDQFWSVLLSARLGYRHITYAEWVARWPRWNDRIAAMAPAVRDQLPRRFRSRCRVVGDLMADLSSHAREEAPLPSGEWVALLPGSKPAKLSVGVPFLLETADRLAAQRPGCRFLLPVAPTTTVEDLERYASRSNPIAAWYDTDIASIEPARSGEGLRRIITRHGTEIHLQENPPAHGALSQCQLALTTVGANTAELGALGVPMIVLVPTQHLGVMQAWDGWLGLLARLPGLRRLIGLLLSAWRLRNHGLMAWPNISAGRMVVPERVGPITPEQIALEAESWLATPDRLQGQRDDLRGLRGEPGAVRALAEEVQGLLPLALSD; from the coding sequence ACCAAACCCTGGCTGTTGTGTTTGTCTCCAACGGCCCCGGTGAACTCACGACCTGGGTTCGCCCCCTGGCAGAGCAGCTGCATCGCCGCCTACTGATGCGGCCCAGGGCTCCTGGATCGTTATTGAGCCTGCGGCTCGTTTTGGTCCCCTGTCCCAATGCCACCGGAACAGAAGCCACCGCAGCCTCCCGTTGGGGTTTGTTTGATCGCATCACGCTGGCCCGGCAATTTTGGTTGTTGTTGTTCAGGCCTTCTCGGTTTGGGGTATGGCCAGACCGAGGTGTGGTGGTTTTTTTAGGTGGGGATCAATTTTGGAGTGTGCTGCTATCAGCTCGGCTGGGCTATCGCCACATCACCTACGCCGAATGGGTGGCGCGTTGGCCGCGTTGGAACGATCGAATCGCCGCCATGGCACCAGCGGTGCGGGATCAGCTGCCCAGACGCTTTCGCAGCCGCTGCCGTGTGGTGGGCGACTTGATGGCGGATCTTTCCAGCCATGCAAGAGAAGAGGCCCCACTCCCATCGGGTGAGTGGGTGGCTTTGTTGCCTGGTTCGAAACCGGCCAAACTCAGTGTGGGTGTTCCGTTTTTACTTGAAACCGCCGATCGTTTGGCGGCTCAACGCCCTGGCTGCCGCTTTTTATTGCCGGTGGCACCCACCACCACCGTCGAAGACTTGGAGCGTTACGCCAGTCGCTCGAATCCCATCGCTGCTTGGTATGACACCGATATTGCTTCGATTGAACCGGCTCGATCGGGCGAGGGATTGCGGCGGATCATTACGCGCCATGGCACGGAGATTCACTTGCAGGAAAACCCTCCAGCCCACGGAGCCCTGAGCCAGTGCCAGCTTGCGCTCACCACGGTGGGAGCCAACACGGCTGAACTCGGTGCTCTTGGTGTGCCCATGATCGTGTTGGTGCCCACCCAGCATTTGGGAGTGATGCAGGCTTGGGATGGTTGGCTCGGGCTCCTGGCCCGTTTGCCTGGACTGCGGCGTCTGATCGGTTTGTTGCTCAGCGCCTGGCGTCTCCGCAACCACGGATTGATGGCTTGGCCGAACATCAGCGCAGGTCGCATGGTGGTTCCTGAACGTGTGGGTCCGATCACGCCTGAGCAAATCGCCCTAGAGGCCGAGTCCTGGCTTGCAACCCCGGACAGGCTGCAGGGTCAACGCGATGACTTGCGGGGCCTTCGCGGCGAACCTGGTGCCGTTAGAGCCCTTGCTGAGGAGGTTCAGGGACTCTTGCCTTTGGCTCTTTCCGACTAG